One Nostoc sp. CENA543 genomic window, ACTTGAAAATCTTGAGGAGTGAGCGACACCACAATGTTATCAACTTCTACTTGGATCAGCCAACGGTTATTTGATTGACCATCTGCAAGTGACTCTCGTCCGCAAATCACGCCAAACTTCCCAGCCACGTATGCTGGACGTAGAATCAAAACTTTGTCTCCGATTTGAATACTTTTGGGAATCTGCAAAAGTTCTCCTATAAATTTGGATGCTGAGGATACTAGGTGTACTTTCTCATTTTATTTTAATTAAACATAATCCTTTTAATAATCTTCTCTTAACCAAAATGTATATTCATTTCCTGACTTTCTCTGCTTCCACATCTTCCAGCCTCCACATCGAAACCATAAAAGTTGTAGAACTCAAAAGCTGAGAAACCTGACATCTTCACACATCTCACCATTAAGAGTTTCGTTGCGTAAGTCTTGATCGCGTATAGTAAAGGGCGTATTCGTAAACTTAGGGTGGCAATGCTGAAGTTTTACTACAATCCCATTTCTGTGAATGCTCGTCGCGTTTGGGTGGCATTATTAGAAAAACAAATTCCCTTTGAACCCTGTTTGTTAAATCTGGATGGGGATCAATTTCAAGCTAGTTTCACCACAATTAATCCCTTGCAGCGTGTACCCGTAATTGTGGATGAGGGATTTCGGGTAGTGGAATCTCTAGCGATTTTAGATTATTTAGAGGCGAAATATCCCCACCCATCCTTAATGCCGAGTCAAGCCCAAGCGATCGCTACAGTACGGATGGTAGAAATGGTTACACTCAATGAACTACAGCCTGCTACCATGCTATTAACAAGGCAATTAGTAGATTTAGACACTAACCCCCAAAAACTAGAGTCTTCCCAAAAACAAGTCGCCACCGTCTTACAGTTTTACGAAAATTTATTAGGTGATAAGACTTACTTTGCTGGCGAAGATTTTACACTAGCAGAAGTAGTGGCAGGCACACTCATTCCGTCTTTAGAGATGTTTGGTGTTAATTTTGATACCTATCCCCGTCTATCAGCATGGCTTCAAAGACTGGAAGCACGAGATAGCTGGCAAAAAACTACTCCCAGCATGGGTGCTGTCTTAGCTGCCATACCCAACATCAAAGCCATCATAGAACGCCGGACTTAGGGGCTGAGACCAATTCGCAATTCGCAATTCGCAATGGGCTAACGCCCCGCTACGCTAACGCAATGGGCTAACGCCCCGCTACGCTAACGCAATGGGCTAACGCCCCGCTACGCTAACGCAATGGACTAACGCCCCGCTACGCTAACGCAATTGAGGAATTGTGACTTGACAAGGGTTTTTGGATCTGGATTTGTATCAGCAACTTTAGTGAATTGGTATGAGGACTGATATTAATTCCAAATTCAAAATTGGGGAGTTGGTATAGCTTATGTTTTTCTAAGCTAATCGTCATTTAAATGGCA contains:
- a CDS encoding glutathione S-transferase family protein, with amino-acid sequence MLKFYYNPISVNARRVWVALLEKQIPFEPCLLNLDGDQFQASFTTINPLQRVPVIVDEGFRVVESLAILDYLEAKYPHPSLMPSQAQAIATVRMVEMVTLNELQPATMLLTRQLVDLDTNPQKLESSQKQVATVLQFYENLLGDKTYFAGEDFTLAEVVAGTLIPSLEMFGVNFDTYPRLSAWLQRLEARDSWQKTTPSMGAVLAAIPNIKAIIERRT